The genomic stretch aaattatctggactcagacattagtgaattataaagagagctttataaaTCTTCTTATTTAATTCTTTATGTGCGGCTTTTTGTTCATCCGTCGCGTcttctgcaagcggttctatcccttctttcacaagatcccaaagatcttgacaacagaacacactcttcatctgcttgcactaattctcatagttatctcctttcagaattaGAAGAGTTGTTGGAAAATGCCCATTCGAATGATTCATTGTCGTCGCCATTCTCTTGCCTTGAATCATTTAACCAGAGCTCTAAATACCAGATGTTTGAATCAAACTCAAACCATTAAGTAATTCTTTATCACTACACAATGACAATGAAATAAAAGGGAATTTGGGAAAAAGGTGAATTAGGGTTTACGAaaataaaaggaagaagatgattttctgcagagtttctctctacccacaaactgtggaaaaccTTTTATTCACTTGTAACTGCAAATCtgtgaatacaagttcttatgcaaaataggggttactctctctatttatagttttagataTGCTTTCTCCCTAAACCAAAAGTCCAAAACATAAAAgctcaaaatacctattttgtagctaaatcaaatctaagagtagcAACGTGGTTACAACACTTCAACACAAAAGAATTACAATTTAACAAATACAAGGGTGGAAAAGAAATTGCCATTAGTTGGGCTTTCATCCCAGATGTGAGAAATGAGCCCATGGCCCAAAAATGTGATTATACCACTCAATTAGTAACAACTGGAAAATCGTTGCAAGAGGTATACGAATTTTATAATTTtcgaaaaagagagaaaaatggcGGCAACGAGTGACGAAGAAATGGACTCACTGCTCTCAGCTTTCAATCAGATCCACGAGGTATTCAAAACCCTAACCAACCTTAAACCCtaatttcttgatttttttcCGTCAATTTTTCATGAATATAGTTGGTGCaatatttcaggatgtaaagagtAGCATTTCGGAATTCCAGTCACTGCAATCCAAACACAGTTCCGAGTTAAAATTGCGAGAATCTCTCCAAATCACTTGCAATAACCTCAAAAAAGGTTCGATCAATAAGTACAAAATTATTAGAATTCGTAGATGCAGTATTTCAATTTGTTAAATTTAGTTTTGCAAAGTTTCAGAAAATGAAGAGTTGGCGAAACTGTATTCGGAATCCTTGAAGAATGTGGCTGATCAGGTTCTTCAATTGGTCGGAATTTGGAATAATGTGTTGTTGCtgtgtttgttaatttgatttgattaactGTTATACAGCTTGATTTTCGAGCGAAATGCTTGCATTTGAAAGAAGAGCTTGAAAGATCGAAGAATGAAGTTATCTCTAAAGAAGATGTGAGTTTTGTAAATTGAAGTTGAAAGAGGGAAAATTACTAGTAGTAACTTACCTTGTTAATTGTTggaatattttttcttcttttggagcAGGGACATAGAAGGGCTGTGAAATTGCTTGAGGAAGAATATGATGGAAAAATTGCTAGTTTAGAAGCGAAAGTTAAGTGAGTATTTATGGTTGTATACTTGTATAGACATTTCTGCTACTGAAACTTATGTTTTGTTTCTTATGATGGCCATGCTATTGAAGATTCCAtgtgaattttgaaatttctaagTTAGTTATGAATGAATCATGTGAGGAGTATTTAGGTAACTTTTTGTGTTTCAATGAAAGTggacacacttctatttttacgTAGTAGAGGTGAAGTGTGTCTAATTAAAGTGGAATCAATGTCCATAACATGATATGTGAATTTTGATACATATTGGAGCATTGTTGTCAAGATTGAGTGCTGGATCGTAAAACCATACGATCTTATGTGCTAAAGATGTTTGAGAGTGTTACAATTAGAGAAAGATCGTTTTCATCACCGGTGTGGTTAAGATCGAGCTTTTTGAAGTAAGATCGTAAAAAAAACGTGTTGGGGGTCTTTTTTTGGGGTCTATATTATGATTTTCATGTTTTTGTGTATGCATGAGTATGTATATGTATGAAATGACTTTTTTCCCCTTCGGTAGGATCTTCGATGCCGAGCTAACGTTCTGAGTTTTATGATCTTTCACAAGCCGACTGATCCTACTTAAGATCTCGTGCTTAAGTATTGGAGGCTCGTACAAAATCTgcttaaattatgattttaaggGTTTGAATGAAATTGGGTGTGTCAAATTTACTGTAtggaaataattttgatttttaagcTCAAGATCTAACTAACACACACATTGATCTCACTTTACATTAGGGAATCACTACAAGAGAAAGCAGCTTATGAAGCAACCATAAGTCAACTCAATGGAGATATAGCAGCCCACAAAAACCATATGCAAGTCCTAGCAAACCGGTTGGACCAAATCCATTTTGAAGTGGAATCAAAATGTGAGGCACTTCATTATATAATTTACCTTTACAAGAATCAATTTTTGTCAACACAAGGTTGCAATATATCTTTATTGGTTGA from Vicia villosa cultivar HV-30 ecotype Madison, WI linkage group LG4, Vvil1.0, whole genome shotgun sequence encodes the following:
- the LOC131599520 gene encoding protein At-4/1-like yields the protein MAATSDEEMDSLLSAFNQIHEDVKSSISEFQSLQSKHSSELKLRESLQITCNNLKKENEELAKLYSESLKNVADQLDFRAKCLHLKEELERSKNEVISKEDGHRRAVKLLEEEYDGKIASLEAKVKESLQEKAAYEATISQLNGDIAAHKNHMQVLANRLDQIHFEVESKYSSEIRDLKDCLTAEQEEKNDLNRKMQNLEKELLLFKAKMVDQQQEMTSNWQVETLKQKIMKLRKENEVLKRMFSHTEEGK